The Opitutaceae bacterium genome has a window encoding:
- a CDS encoding 2-oxoglutarate dehydrogenase E1 component has protein sequence MTTYANRSNLELIDTYYESWRNDPSSVDASWRSFFEGFELAANGGRTGVTASAVVDGHKQSQVDSLIYGYRTLGHAQADIDPLSDKPPPDPRLALGEFDLTEADLESVFDSGHYLGGGPMRLSTIIEGLKATYCGKLGIEYIHMQDTKARRWIQNRLEPIRSTPDYPAEKQIRILRKIYAAETFESFLQTRHTGQKRFSLEGGETLIPALDALIEHCALLGPKEIVLGMAHRGRLNVLANTIKKSYEFIFREFEENYIADTVAGDGDVKYHLGYESTIQSKLGPEVDICLAANPSHLEAVDPVVQGKTRARQRLRGDLDRKLVIPVLIHGDAAFAGQGIVAEVFNFSQLPGYRTGGTIHIVVNNQIGFTTTPTEARSTHYCTDIAKMIEAPIFHVNGDSPLHVVLAVEAALEFRQKFQRDVVIDMVCYRKHGHNETDEPMFTQPILYQKIAKHPPISQIMTAQLVESGTMTQEEVKAIEEEYRESLEAALARAKKAQEEANQKVNPFEGSTATFQPPYSFEPVKTRVALDLLEKVTRGLTRIPEGFKINPKLKRFLKNRLDGFENRTPIDWAFGEALAFGTLLVEGTPIRLSGQDSERGTFSQRHAALHDIETRERYVPLLHLDSQQARFCVYNSLLSEAAVLGFDFGYSLDYPQMLCLWEAQFGDFANGAQVVIDQFITCSESKWQRVSGIVLLLPHGYEGQGPEHSSARLERFLQACAENNIQVCNPTTPAQMYHLLRRQMKRSFRKPLIVMAPKSLLRHKDAVSSWDELTDGSFCDILVDPNAPKKARRVILCSGKVYYDLNAYRTENKINDTAIIRVEQLYPLNKEALKQAVHAHRQATSWIWCQEESKNMGAWTYIQPELMDLFQRDFTYAGRDRSASTAVGSLAHHKYELAELLKAAFN, from the coding sequence ATGACAACCTACGCAAACCGTTCGAACCTCGAACTGATCGACACCTACTACGAGAGCTGGCGAAACGACCCGTCCTCGGTCGACGCTTCCTGGCGCTCCTTTTTTGAGGGATTTGAGCTCGCGGCCAACGGCGGACGGACCGGGGTGACGGCATCCGCCGTGGTGGACGGACACAAACAATCCCAGGTTGACAGCCTGATCTACGGCTACCGGACCCTCGGGCACGCCCAGGCGGACATCGACCCCCTTTCCGATAAGCCGCCGCCCGATCCCCGGCTCGCGCTCGGTGAGTTCGATCTCACTGAAGCGGACCTCGAGTCGGTCTTCGACAGCGGGCATTACCTCGGCGGTGGTCCGATGCGACTTTCCACCATCATTGAGGGACTCAAGGCGACCTACTGCGGCAAGCTCGGGATCGAATACATCCACATGCAGGACACGAAGGCTCGCCGCTGGATCCAGAACCGGCTGGAGCCGATCCGCTCGACCCCCGACTACCCGGCCGAGAAGCAGATTCGGATCCTTCGAAAAATCTACGCCGCCGAAACCTTTGAATCCTTTCTCCAGACCCGGCATACCGGCCAAAAACGCTTTTCGCTCGAAGGCGGCGAGACCCTCATCCCGGCCCTCGATGCCCTGATTGAACACTGTGCCCTGCTCGGACCCAAGGAAATCGTCCTCGGCATGGCCCACCGCGGCCGACTCAACGTCCTCGCGAATACCATCAAGAAGTCCTACGAGTTCATCTTCCGCGAGTTTGAGGAGAATTATATCGCGGATACCGTGGCCGGAGACGGCGACGTGAAATACCACCTCGGATACGAGTCGACCATCCAGAGCAAACTCGGCCCGGAAGTCGACATCTGCCTCGCGGCCAACCCGAGTCATCTGGAGGCAGTCGACCCGGTCGTCCAAGGCAAGACCCGCGCCCGCCAGCGTCTGCGCGGCGACCTCGACCGCAAACTCGTCATTCCCGTTCTGATTCACGGCGACGCCGCATTCGCCGGCCAGGGCATCGTCGCCGAGGTCTTCAATTTCTCGCAGCTTCCCGGCTACCGGACAGGTGGCACCATCCACATCGTGGTCAACAACCAGATCGGCTTCACCACGACACCGACCGAAGCCCGCTCCACCCACTACTGCACCGACATCGCCAAGATGATCGAGGCGCCCATCTTTCACGTGAACGGCGACAGCCCGCTTCACGTCGTTCTCGCAGTCGAGGCCGCCCTCGAATTCCGCCAGAAGTTCCAGCGGGATGTGGTCATCGACATGGTCTGTTACCGCAAACACGGACACAATGAGACCGACGAGCCGATGTTCACCCAGCCCATTCTCTACCAGAAGATCGCCAAGCACCCGCCGATCAGCCAGATCATGACCGCCCAGCTCGTTGAGTCCGGCACCATGACGCAGGAGGAGGTCAAGGCAATCGAGGAAGAGTACCGCGAATCCCTTGAAGCCGCCCTCGCCCGGGCGAAGAAAGCCCAGGAGGAAGCCAACCAGAAGGTCAATCCCTTCGAAGGATCGACCGCCACCTTCCAGCCTCCCTATTCATTTGAACCGGTCAAAACCCGGGTTGCGCTCGATCTCCTCGAGAAGGTGACCCGCGGTCTCACCCGGATTCCCGAAGGTTTCAAGATCAACCCCAAGCTGAAGCGGTTCCTGAAGAACCGACTCGACGGCTTCGAGAACCGGACCCCGATCGATTGGGCCTTCGGCGAAGCCCTTGCCTTCGGGACCCTCCTGGTCGAGGGCACCCCCATCCGCCTTTCCGGTCAGGACAGCGAGCGTGGCACCTTCAGCCAGCGCCATGCCGCCCTTCACGATATCGAGACGCGCGAACGTTATGTTCCCCTCCTCCATCTCGATTCCCAACAGGCCCGCTTCTGCGTCTACAATTCGCTTCTTTCGGAAGCTGCCGTGCTCGGATTCGATTTCGGCTACTCCCTCGATTATCCCCAGATGCTCTGCCTCTGGGAAGCCCAGTTTGGCGACTTCGCCAACGGCGCCCAGGTCGTCATCGATCAGTTCATCACCTGCAGCGAATCCAAGTGGCAGCGCGTCAGCGGGATCGTCCTCCTCCTGCCCCACGGCTACGAGGGGCAGGGACCCGAGCACTCCTCCGCCCGCCTGGAGCGCTTTCTTCAAGCCTGTGCGGAAAACAATATCCAGGTCTGCAACCCGACCACCCCCGCCCAGATGTATCACCTGCTCCGCCGACAGATGAAGCGTTCCTTCCGCAAACCCCTCATCGTGATGGCACCCAAGAGTCTCCTGCGCCACAAGGACGCCGTCTCTTCCTGGGATGAGCTGACCGATGGCTCCTTCTGCGATATTCTGGTCGACCCGAACGCACCGAAAAAGGCCAGGCGGGTCATTCTCTGCAGCGGCAAGGTCTACTACGATCTCAACGCCTACCGGACCGAGAACAAGATCAACGACACCGCCATCATCCGGGTCGAACAGCTTTACCCGCTGAACAAGGAGGCGCTCAAACAGGCCGTTCATGCCCATCGGCAGGCCACCTCCTGGATCTGGTGCCAGGAGGAGTCGAAGAACATGGGCGCCTGGACCTATATCCAACCCGAACTCATGGACCTCTTTCAACGCGACTTCACCTACGCCGGTCGGGACCGGAGCGCCAGCACCGCGGTCGGTTCCCTCGCCCATCACAAATACGAACTGGCGGAACTCCTCAAGGCCGCCTTCAACTGA
- a CDS encoding translation initiation factor: MSASEKPNRIPTSGNQVSLSQNPFAGLEAEGLPVAPVRSAASGEAGAGRSRREKKPGWRGRVDVRRESAGRGGKIVTAVDGFQKISKPEIEDMLREMQRKTGSGGTLKAGRIELQGDRVEAVLEILVTHGFRPVRAGG, from the coding sequence ATGAGTGCGAGCGAAAAACCGAACAGGATTCCGACGAGCGGGAACCAGGTTTCCCTGTCGCAGAATCCGTTTGCGGGTCTGGAGGCGGAGGGATTGCCGGTGGCGCCGGTTCGGTCGGCAGCCTCCGGGGAGGCGGGTGCGGGCAGGTCCCGGCGCGAGAAGAAGCCGGGGTGGCGTGGGCGGGTTGATGTGCGTCGGGAGTCGGCCGGACGCGGTGGAAAGATCGTCACGGCGGTCGACGGGTTTCAGAAGATCTCCAAGCCGGAGATCGAGGACATGCTGCGGGAGATGCAGCGGAAGACCGGATCGGGTGGAACACTCAAGGCGGGTCGGATTGAGCTTCAGGGAGACCGGGTCGAGGCGGTCCTGGAGATACTCGTGACTCACGGATTCCGTCCGGTGCGGGCGGGTGGGTGA
- the metF gene encoding methylenetetrahydrofolate reductase [NAD(P)H], which yields MTSDPRISDLFDTEEPIHSVEFFPPKDDSGFGALRATADALTAIKPYFASVTYGAGGTTRDRSATASELLRRDMGFVVMPHLTCVGATRLELEETVDGIHRNGFRNIMALRGDPPKGEVTFRPDPSGLRYGSDLVALIHNRHPDICIGVGGYPEKHPEARSESEDLAHLKTKVDAGASFITTQLFFDNSVYFRFVERCRSIGITIPIVPGLMPVLSLKQIVRFTEMCRATLPRELVYLLEKAGSDARQVEDVGVNWAATQIEELLAKGAPGYHLYILNRSRSALALAEKLRDPS from the coding sequence GTGACTTCTGATCCCAGGATTTCCGATCTCTTCGACACCGAAGAGCCCATCCACTCGGTTGAGTTCTTTCCACCGAAGGACGATTCCGGTTTCGGCGCCCTGCGGGCCACGGCGGATGCGCTCACCGCGATCAAACCGTATTTCGCTTCCGTCACCTACGGGGCCGGGGGCACCACCCGGGACCGGTCGGCCACCGCCTCCGAGCTCCTTCGACGGGATATGGGCTTCGTCGTCATGCCTCACCTGACTTGCGTGGGCGCCACCCGGCTGGAACTCGAGGAAACCGTCGATGGAATCCATCGGAACGGCTTCCGCAATATCATGGCCCTGCGGGGTGATCCTCCCAAGGGCGAGGTCACTTTTCGGCCGGATCCCTCCGGACTCCGTTACGGGAGCGATCTGGTCGCCCTGATTCACAACCGCCACCCGGATATCTGCATCGGGGTCGGCGGTTATCCGGAAAAGCATCCGGAAGCGCGTTCGGAGTCCGAAGACCTGGCCCATCTCAAGACCAAGGTTGATGCCGGCGCCTCCTTCATCACCACCCAACTCTTTTTCGACAACTCGGTCTACTTCCGGTTTGTGGAGCGGTGCCGTTCCATCGGGATCACGATCCCGATCGTTCCCGGATTGATGCCCGTCCTCTCCCTCAAGCAGATCGTCCGTTTCACCGAAATGTGCCGCGCGACCCTGCCGCGGGAGCTGGTCTACCTTCTGGAAAAGGCCGGGAGTGACGCCCGGCAAGTGGAGGATGTCGGCGTCAATTGGGCGGCCACCCAGATCGAGGAGCTTCTCGCCAAAGGTGCACCCGGCTATCACCTCTACATTCTGAACCGCTCCCGTTCCGCCCTGGCCCTGGCGGAAAAGCTGCGGGACCCGTCCTGA
- the rlmN gene encoding 23S rRNA (adenine(2503)-C(2))-methyltransferase RlmN: MKFIPEKRPIQGESIASLTEALAAVGQPAFRARQVFEWLYQKRVRDWDSMTNLSRPLRTWLGETFDFQPARRILSRTSDDITDKLLLQLRDGSLIETVIIRAPQSGVGRDESRKTICISTQVGCAYGCRFCASGLAGWKRDLSTGEIVAQLLEVCAGEDDRTMRADPSLASFDNIVVMGMGEPLANYDNLIQALTIANDPLGLGFGARRVTISTSGLVPQILRLAEEPLGFRLAISLHGATNEVRDQIMPINRKYPLEELLPAVRTFSRRHGRMLTLEFILIEDVNDSIEQAERLAEIALDLHAHVNLIPYNTVDGLDWKRPSLRRQDRFLGLLKSQGVSVTIRREKGHDIAAACGQLRLKVEKDGQMVDAEARR; encoded by the coding sequence GTGAAATTCATACCGGAAAAAAGACCCATCCAGGGCGAATCCATCGCCTCCCTGACCGAAGCCCTCGCGGCCGTCGGCCAGCCGGCCTTCCGCGCCCGCCAGGTCTTCGAGTGGCTTTACCAGAAAAGGGTGCGTGACTGGGATTCGATGACCAATCTTTCCCGACCGCTGCGGACCTGGCTGGGGGAGACCTTCGACTTCCAGCCGGCCCGGCGCATCCTGAGCCGAACGTCGGACGACATCACGGACAAACTCCTGCTCCAGCTCAGGGACGGATCCCTCATCGAGACGGTCATCATCCGTGCACCCCAATCCGGGGTTGGCCGGGACGAGTCCCGCAAGACGATCTGCATCTCAACCCAGGTCGGCTGCGCCTACGGGTGTCGATTCTGTGCGTCGGGTCTCGCCGGATGGAAGCGCGATCTCTCCACCGGCGAGATCGTCGCCCAGCTTCTCGAAGTCTGCGCCGGGGAAGACGATCGGACGATGCGGGCCGACCCGTCACTTGCTTCCTTCGACAATATCGTGGTCATGGGCATGGGTGAACCTCTCGCCAATTATGACAATCTCATCCAGGCCCTGACCATCGCCAACGACCCCCTCGGGCTGGGCTTCGGCGCCCGCAGGGTCACTATTTCGACCTCGGGCCTGGTCCCCCAGATCCTCAGGCTCGCCGAGGAACCCCTCGGCTTCCGCCTCGCCATCAGTCTTCACGGCGCAACCAACGAGGTCCGGGACCAGATCATGCCGATCAACCGCAAATACCCCCTCGAAGAACTGCTGCCGGCCGTCCGGACCTTTTCCCGCCGGCATGGGCGGATGCTGACCCTGGAATTCATCCTGATCGAAGACGTCAATGACTCCATCGAACAGGCGGAACGACTGGCCGAAATCGCCCTGGACCTCCACGCCCATGTCAACCTCATCCCCTACAATACCGTCGATGGCCTCGACTGGAAACGCCCGAGCCTCCGACGCCAGGACCGCTTCCTCGGCCTCCTCAAATCCCAGGGCGTCTCCGTGACCATCCGCCGGGAAAAAGGACACGACATCGCCGCCGCCTGCGGCCAACTCCGCCTCAAAGTCGAAAAAGACGGCCAAATGGTCGACGCAGAAGCCAGGAGGTAG
- a CDS encoding LptF/LptG family permease, which yields MSILHRYIFRSVVSTCLGAIGVLVFILVLGNAMRDLFKLFSQGQLSLATSGEMILLLIPFVLSYALPLGVLTGVLLTLGRLSADREVIAMRSAGIGLVRMSAPIIFVAVLGVAVSLVMNFHYAPNAKARYGEIIRDAVKKNPLSFIVERSFIREFPGYIIYVGSKQDNQLGDFWIWELDNRKRAVKFIRAQSGRFEYDEKDNYLILVLNQGQSEFRSTDSPEDFSEMRPILAFDRASIQLPLRQIFGRQEVKKRIGDMNLPELLAEFRRLGDPAENLTEAERKDRRMDIRLNIHEDLSLAYSVFSLTLIGIPLGIQVSRKETSANLGVAVVLAMGFYFMMNMAGLLDKFPQYRPDLMLWVPNILFQILGFTLCYRFGRA from the coding sequence GTGTCGATTCTCCACCGCTATATTTTCAGGAGTGTGGTCTCCACCTGTCTGGGGGCGATAGGCGTGCTCGTCTTCATCCTGGTTCTCGGGAATGCGATGCGGGATCTTTTCAAGCTCTTTTCCCAGGGTCAGCTCTCCCTCGCCACCTCGGGTGAGATGATCCTGCTGCTCATTCCGTTCGTGCTTTCCTACGCACTCCCGCTCGGGGTGCTGACCGGAGTGCTTCTGACCCTGGGGCGACTCTCGGCCGACCGGGAGGTCATCGCGATGCGTTCGGCCGGGATCGGCCTTGTCCGGATGAGTGCGCCGATCATCTTTGTCGCGGTGCTCGGGGTGGCGGTCAGTCTCGTCATGAATTTCCACTACGCACCCAATGCCAAGGCGCGTTATGGGGAGATCATCCGGGACGCGGTCAAGAAGAACCCGCTCAGTTTCATTGTCGAGCGTTCATTTATTCGGGAGTTTCCCGGCTATATCATCTATGTCGGGAGCAAGCAGGACAACCAGCTGGGCGACTTCTGGATCTGGGAGCTGGACAACCGGAAGCGGGCGGTGAAATTCATCCGGGCTCAGTCGGGGCGTTTCGAATACGACGAAAAGGACAATTACCTCATCCTGGTCCTGAACCAGGGCCAGTCGGAATTCCGAAGCACCGATTCACCGGAGGATTTCTCGGAAATGCGCCCGATCCTCGCATTTGACCGGGCCAGCATTCAGCTGCCGCTGCGGCAGATCTTCGGTCGTCAGGAGGTGAAGAAACGCATCGGGGACATGAACCTGCCCGAGCTGCTCGCCGAATTCAGGCGATTGGGCGATCCGGCGGAAAACCTGACCGAAGCGGAACGCAAGGACAGGCGCATGGACATCCGGCTGAACATTCACGAGGACCTCTCCCTTGCCTATTCGGTCTTCTCATTGACCCTGATCGGCATTCCGCTGGGCATTCAGGTCAGCCGGAAGGAGACCTCGGCCAATCTCGGTGTCGCGGTGGTCCTGGCGATGGGTTTCTATTTCATGATGAACATGGCCGGCCTGCTGGACAAATTCCCGCAGTACCGGCCCGATCTCATGCTCTGGGTCCCGAACATCCTTTTTCAGATACTCGGCTTTACCCTCTGTTATCGATTCGGACGGGCCTGA
- the leuA gene encoding 2-isopropylmalate synthase, translating to MQKEPIKKYRPFPKIDLPDRQWPSRSIDRAPHWCSVDLRDGNQALAIPMGVEEKLALFETLVQLGFKEIEVGFPSASSIEFEFIRRLIDEDLIPDDVSIQVLTQSREELIRRTFEAISGARRAIVHLYNSTSPAQRRLVFNLDREGIKRIAVDGTRLVKSLVPTVPETEVVFEYSPESFSSTELDFALEVCEAVTDIWNPSPGKPIILNLPATVEVATPNVHADQIEWFCRHLKRRDSTLISLHTHNDRGTGVAATELGLLAGADRVEGTLFGNGERTGNVDIITVALNLYTQGVDPRLDFSNINQVREIYESCTRMEVAPRHPYGGELVFTAFSGSHQDAINKGLAHQSGDPAELWEVPYLPIDPKDIGRNYRAIIRINSQSGKGGVAYVMDKTFGFQLPKGMHREFGQHINVLADRKGLEINPEEVYEAFMAEYINRTSPFQLESFRTQTSEDRKVDCSARLRIRGAVVGIEGRGNGPIDAFVHGLAAKGVRRFELTSYNEHSLGSGADSQAIAYIQIRAGNGQTCYGAGMDTNIEIASINAVLSALNRAEASGIPVFDPS from the coding sequence ATGCAAAAAGAGCCCATCAAAAAGTATCGACCCTTCCCGAAAATCGATCTGCCCGACCGGCAATGGCCGTCGCGGTCGATCGATCGCGCGCCCCACTGGTGCAGCGTCGACCTTCGGGACGGCAACCAGGCGCTCGCCATCCCCATGGGGGTGGAGGAGAAACTGGCACTGTTCGAAACCCTCGTCCAGTTGGGTTTCAAGGAGATTGAGGTCGGTTTCCCGTCCGCCTCATCAATCGAATTCGAATTCATCCGCCGGCTGATCGATGAGGACCTCATTCCGGACGACGTCTCGATTCAGGTCCTGACCCAGAGCCGCGAGGAATTGATCCGCCGCACCTTCGAGGCCATCAGCGGCGCCCGGCGCGCCATCGTTCACCTCTACAACTCCACCTCCCCCGCCCAGCGTCGCCTGGTCTTCAACCTGGACCGCGAAGGGATCAAGCGGATCGCCGTTGACGGTACCCGCCTCGTCAAGAGCCTCGTACCGACCGTTCCCGAAACCGAGGTTGTCTTCGAGTATTCTCCCGAGAGTTTCAGCAGCACCGAACTCGATTTCGCCCTCGAAGTCTGCGAGGCCGTCACCGACATCTGGAATCCTTCACCTGGGAAACCCATCATCCTAAACCTGCCGGCCACGGTAGAGGTGGCCACGCCCAATGTTCACGCCGACCAGATCGAATGGTTTTGCCGTCACCTGAAACGTCGGGATTCCACCCTGATCAGCCTCCACACCCACAACGACCGGGGAACCGGCGTGGCCGCGACCGAATTGGGTCTGCTGGCGGGAGCCGACCGGGTCGAAGGCACCCTCTTCGGCAACGGCGAACGCACCGGCAACGTGGATATCATCACCGTGGCGCTCAATCTCTACACCCAGGGAGTCGATCCCCGGCTCGACTTCTCCAATATCAACCAGGTCCGGGAGATCTACGAGAGCTGCACCCGGATGGAGGTTGCGCCGCGGCATCCGTACGGAGGCGAACTGGTCTTCACCGCCTTCTCCGGATCGCACCAGGATGCGATCAACAAGGGACTTGCGCACCAATCGGGGGACCCCGCGGAACTCTGGGAGGTGCCCTATCTGCCAATCGATCCCAAGGACATCGGGCGCAATTACCGAGCCATCATCCGGATCAACAGTCAATCCGGCAAGGGCGGCGTCGCCTACGTCATGGACAAGACTTTCGGATTCCAGCTGCCCAAGGGCATGCATCGCGAATTCGGCCAGCACATCAATGTGCTCGCCGACCGCAAGGGGCTCGAGATCAATCCTGAGGAGGTCTACGAGGCCTTCATGGCCGAATACATCAACCGGACCAGTCCATTCCAACTCGAGAGCTTCCGCACTCAGACCTCGGAGGACCGGAAGGTGGATTGTTCAGCCCGGTTGAGGATACGGGGCGCAGTCGTCGGGATTGAGGGACGCGGCAACGGACCGATCGACGCCTTTGTCCACGGACTCGCCGCCAAGGGCGTCCGGCGGTTCGAACTCACTTCCTACAACGAACACTCGCTCGGATCCGGCGCGGATTCCCAGGCGATCGCCTATATCCAGATCCGGGCCGGCAACGGCCAGACCTGCTACGGCGCCGGCATGGATACCAACATCGAGATCGCCTCGATCAACGCCGTGCTCAGCGCTCTCAATCGGGCCGAAGCCAGTGGAATCCCCGTCTTTGACCCGTCCTGA
- a CDS encoding RNA polymerase sigma factor → MTDDSFDLPGCLAQVRAGDQAASRDLVNHLYPLVIKIVRSHLPRRAAEEDLAQDIFIKMFNRMHQYHGAVPFPHWVSRIAVTTCIDQLRSQKRRPEFRMADFSEDEARLIENLADPSNRPDPVDALAARELVGRLLATLSPKDRTILTLLDLERRSLAEIASMTGWNTTLIKVRAFRARKKLQKAFEQLKEKESHE, encoded by the coding sequence ATGACGGATGATTCATTTGACCTGCCGGGTTGCCTCGCGCAGGTGCGGGCGGGGGACCAGGCAGCCAGTCGCGACCTGGTCAATCACCTCTATCCTCTGGTCATCAAGATCGTGCGCTCCCATCTCCCCCGCCGGGCGGCGGAGGAGGATCTGGCTCAGGATATTTTCATCAAGATGTTCAACCGAATGCATCAGTATCACGGTGCGGTTCCCTTTCCGCATTGGGTCTCACGGATTGCGGTGACGACCTGCATCGACCAGTTGCGGTCGCAGAAGCGTCGCCCGGAATTCCGGATGGCGGATTTCTCCGAGGATGAGGCCCGCTTGATTGAAAATCTGGCAGACCCTTCGAACCGACCGGACCCGGTTGATGCCCTTGCTGCCCGGGAGTTGGTCGGCAGGCTCCTGGCCACACTCAGCCCGAAGGACCGGACGATCCTGACGCTGCTGGATCTGGAACGGCGGAGTCTGGCGGAGATTGCCTCAATGACCGGGTGGAACACGACCCTGATCAAAGTGAGGGCCTTTCGGGCGCGGAAGAAATTGCAGAAGGCATTTGAACAACTCAAAGAAAAGGAAAGCCATGAGTGA